A genomic window from Brassica oleracea var. oleracea cultivar TO1000 chromosome C8, BOL, whole genome shotgun sequence includes:
- the LOC106308475 gene encoding uncharacterized protein LOC106308475, giving the protein MPIKHVFLFMVVVCVVVSANAQLPQFPIPFPFPLQFQPSPGIPGLPDVAKCWSSVMEIPGCLIEIYTSILTRQFGHIGPSCCKAFLEAEANCLPKLPFNPLFPLKEQCSKIANAAPPTTK; this is encoded by the coding sequence ATGCCTATTAAACATGTTTTTTTATTTATGGTGGTTGTGTGTGTTGTAGTCTCTGCCAATGCTCAACTACCCCAGTTTCCCATCCCATTTCCTTTTCCACTCCAATTCCAACCAAGTCCCGGTATTCCCGGATTACCTGATGTAGCAAAATGTTGGTCTTCAGTGATGGAAATTCCAGGATGCCTTATAGAGATTTACACATCCATACTCACACGACAATTCGGACATATAGGTCCTTCTTGTTGCAAAGCCTTTTTGGAAGCCGAAGCCAATTGCTTACCGAAACTTCCATTCAACCCACTTTTTCCTCTCAAAGAACAATGTTCAAAAATTGCTAACGCCGCTCCTCCTACCACAAAATAG
- the LOC106308473 gene encoding uncharacterized protein LOC106308473 — protein sequence MSIKHVFFFMVVVFVVVSANAQLPQFPNPFPFPLPFQPRLGIPGLPDVGKCWSSVMDIPGCILEIYTSILTGQFGHIGPSCCKAFLEAEANCLPKLPFNPPFPPKEQCSRIANEAPPTTK from the coding sequence ATGTCTATTAAACATGTTTTTTTCTTTATGGTGGTTGTGTTTGTTGTAGTCTCTGCCAATGCTCAACTACCCCAGTTTCCCAACCCATTTCCTTTTCCACTCCCATTCCAACCACGTCTCGGTATTCCCGGATTACCTGATGTAGGAAAATGTTGGTCTTCAGTGATGGATATTCCCGGATGCATTTTAGAGATTTACACATCCATACTCACAGGACAATTCGGACATATAGGTCCTTCTTGTTGCAAAGCATTTTTGGAAGCTGAAGCCAATTGCTTACCGAAACTTCCATTCAACCCACCTTTTCCTCCCAAAGAACAATGTTCAAGAATTGCTAACGAAGCTCCTCCTACCACAAAATAG
- the LOC106308478 gene encoding uncharacterized protein LOC106308478 encodes MSIKQVFFFMAVVCIVVSGNSQLPLFPIPFPFPLPFQPSPGIPGLPDVAKCWSSVMDIPGCIIENYTSILTGQFGHIGSSCCKAFLEAEANCLPKHTFNPLFPLKEQCSRIANAVPPTTK; translated from the coding sequence ATGTCTATAAAACAAGTTTTTTTCTTTATGGCGGTTGTGTGTATTGTAGTCTCTGGCAATTCTCAACTACCCCTGTTTCCCATCCCATTTCCTTTTCCACTCCCATTCCAACCAAGTCCCGGTATTCCCGGATTACCTGATGTAGCAAAATGTTGGTCTTCAGTGATGGATATTCCAGGATGCATTATAGAGAATTACACATCCATACTCACAGGACAATTCGGACATATAGGTTCTTCTTGTTGCAAAGCCTTTTTGGAAGCCGAAGCCAATTGCTTACCGAAACATACATTCAACCCACTTTTTCCTCTCAAAGAGCAATGTTCAAGAATTGCTAACGCAGTTCCTCCTACCACAAAATAG
- the LOC106308479 gene encoding uncharacterized protein LOC106308479 has protein sequence MSIKQVFFFMVVVCVVVSANAQLPQFPTPFPFPLPFQPSPGIPGLPDVAKCWSSVMDIPGCIIEIYTSILTGQFGHIGPSCCKAFLEAEANCLPKLPFNPLFPLKEQCSRIANTAPPTTK, from the coding sequence ATGTCTATTAAACAAGTTTTTTTCTTTATGGTGGTTGTGTGTGTTGTAGTCTCTGCCAATGCTCAACTACCCCAGTTTCCCACCCCATTTCCTTTTCCACTCCCATTCCAACCAAGTCCCGGTATTCCCGGATTACCTGATGTAGCAAAATGTTGGTCTTCAGTGATGGATATTCCAGGATGCATTATAGAGATTTACACATCCATACTCACAGGACAATTCGGACATATAGGTCCTTCTTGTTGCAAAGCATTTTTGGAAGCCGAAGCCAATTGCTTACCAAAACTTCCATTCAACCCACTTTTTCCTCTCAAAGAACAATGTTCAAGAATTGCTAACACAGCTCCTCCTACCACAAAATAG
- the LOC106308477 gene encoding uncharacterized protein LOC106308477: MSIKQVFFFMAVVCIVVSANAQLPQFLIPFPFPLPFQPSLGIPGLPDVAKCWSSVMDIPGCIIEIYTSILTGQFGHIGPSFCKAFLEAEANCLPKLPFNPLFPLKKQCSRIANAAPPTTK, translated from the coding sequence ATGTCTATAAAACAAGTATTTTTCTTTATGGCGGTTGTGTGTATTGTAGTCTCTGCCAATGCTCAACTACCCCAGTTTCTCATCCCATTTCCTTTTCCACTCCCATTCCAACCAAGTCTCGGTATTCCCGGATTACCTGATGTAGCAAAATGTTGGTCTTCAGTGATGGATATTCCAGGATGCATTATAGAGATTTACACATCCATACTCACAGGACAATTCGGACATATAGGTCCTTCTTTTTGCAAAGCCTTTTTGGAAGCCGAAGCCAATTGCTTACCGAAACTTCCATTCAATCCACTTTTTCCTCTCAAAAAACAATGTTCAAGAATTGCTAATGCAGCTCCTCCTACCACAAAATAG